A single Blastocatellia bacterium DNA region contains:
- a CDS encoding nucleotidyltransferase domain-containing protein: protein MPLNIKLPHDAISDFCRRWHIVELAIFGSALREDFRPDSDVDLLVTFEPDVRWTFSQWLEMTRELETLLGRKVDLVERRLVEQSKNYIRRKHILSHLEPIYVA from the coding sequence ATGCCGCTAAATATTAAACTGCCCCACGATGCCATTTCCGACTTCTGTCGCCGCTGGCATATTGTGGAGTTAGCCATTTTCGGTTCTGCACTGCGCGAGGATTTTCGACCAGACAGTGACGTGGATCTCTTGGTGACCTTTGAGCCGGACGTTCGGTGGACGTTTTCGCAGTGGCTGGAGATGACTCGTGAGTTGGAAACGTTGTTGGGGCGAAAAGTGGATTTAGTCGAGCGGCGGCTGGTCGAGCAGAGCAAGAACTACATCCGCCGAAAACATATTCTGAGCCATCTGGAGCCTATCTATGTGGCGTGA
- a CDS encoding DUF86 domain-containing protein produces MWRDAAYLLDMVIAAKEVLQFSMGLTWEGFQQSSLHQHAIAKALENIGEAARKVSDETKAAHPEIPWPQIIALRHRIAHDYFHLDLVRMWQIVQEDVPALIAKIEPLIPPEEP; encoded by the coding sequence ATGTGGCGTGACGCTGCCTATCTCCTCGACATGGTGATTGCTGCGAAAGAGGTTCTCCAGTTCAGTATGGGTCTTACCTGGGAGGGATTCCAGCAAAGTTCCTTGCACCAACATGCGATTGCGAAGGCACTGGAGAACATCGGGGAAGCGGCACGCAAGGTCTCAGATGAAACAAAAGCAGCGCATCCTGAGATCCCTTGGCCGCAAATCATCGCGTTGCGCCACCGGATTGCTCACGATTACTTTCACCTCGACTTGGTCAGAATGTGGCAGATCGTGCAAGAAGATGTACCTGCACTCATCGCAAAGATTGAGCCATTGATACCACCGGAAGAACCATGA